aagagagagatgaggtGATTTGCGCTTCATATAGTTAGTTACTTGATGGTGGCAGAGCTGTGATGGCATCTGAAGTCGTTGTTGGCTCTGATTACAAAATTTAATGGATCCACTATCTTCCTAATCTAGAAACTCATTTCAGAGATGCAGATTAGAATCTATTCATGATCTTTCATTCTAAGTTCTTCTGGTGCATGGCTTCCCTGGAGGGAGCTCTTCCAGTGGGAGATCTTCGTCTATTTCTCTGGACATTACGAGGATAATAATGGAGCATTCAGGATGTCCATCATTTTCCCCTTGCTCTTGTGTTtggccctctctttttttcccctagacaCGCATCTCTTTGACAACATCCATCACTCAGCTTCTCTTTGCCACTCTTGGTAATAGGTTGCATTCTACTGACCCCCATCATGCATTCACCTTTGGGTGGCCTtcaattttgactttttaaaagctCCAAGACAGAACTTTGTAGCATCCCCAGAATATTGTGTTAAAAAGCAGTTCCCTTAGAATTCCCtcctcttccattcttttttacCGTGGAGTTTGGCCCATTATCTGGGCCAAATGTCTCCCAAAGTATATGTCATGGTGAATAAATTCAAGGATTTGGTCATATGATTTCGATCTTATCCACTTGATTTTTCAACAGCATAATTAAAGTTAACTCTTTAAGATGATTACAATTATTTGGACCAGTTCTCTGATTTCATCTATGTAGGAAGGTCCTGGTGACAATTGATGGCACAGGTAgtatcttctttctcatttatattcTTTAGGCACTGGAGAATTGATGGGACGTTTCCTTGATCAAACACCTGGACTGCATCAGAAGCAAGATCTCATGTATGGTACAAGGCTCTGTAATCTCCTGGGGAATGGATCCATCAGAAGGACTATATCATCTATGGCAATTCTTATTTAATCTGATCTTCACCCTGGACAGCTTCCACCACCGTAGCAAATATTTTTAGTCTCTCTGGCTTATGTTTCATTTGATAGTAATGATCAAAGGGCTGTCAAACAAAATTATTGCTAATGCTgtatctttcaaggaatcttgagTAGTTTTGGTTTATGCTTGGGAGAAACCTTGCTGGAGGGTAATGTTTAAGATTGCTCCTTCCTGTACTGAATACATACAGTGTGTTTTACAATCAACAAAAAGCTGGTTGACaagtaggtaggtaggtaagGAAAgatttggaatctggaagacttgTATTCAAATGCTGCCCTAGATACTTCCTGGTTATATAATCCAGAGCAAGCCCTAGtaacttcagtttcatcatctgtcaaatggggataacaatagcacctatttcataggattttttgtgaggatcaaatgaaataataaatgaaagagattttaaaatcttaaagcatGACATAAAccccagttatttttttaaaaattatcacgTGATCAATCTTATAAAAACCAaagtttcagtcatgtccccaACATTTATTAGCCTATGTGATTTTGTAAATGACTTAATTTCTCTCAAACTTGGTTTcactatctgtaaaataggaaccTCAcaattattatgaggatcagatgagataatataagtaaagtgttttgcaaaccttagagcATTAgctaaatgttagctatcattattgaTAGAAATAAACAAGAATTACAGTGGCAATATAAGTTCTCCACACCTTTCAGTTATTTGAGTTAGTTAATGGACATTtgtgaagtacctactatgttccaaacaCAGTGCTATGTGTTGGAGGTATAAAGAAAGGCATAATGGAGGGCTTgcctcaagaagctcataatctCTTAGGAAGACAACATGCTAACAACTATATGAAATCGAGCTATGCACagggtaaataggaaataacagagagaaagaaggcattagaattaaaagggagCAGGAAAGCCTTCCTATAGAAGGGGAACTTTtatttgagacttgaaggaagacagaggTACTACAAGACAGAGATAAGGAGGATCAGCCTTCCAGGAATAagagacagccagtgaaaatgtccagagcTGGAATGGAGAGTGTCTAGTTGGTAGATTAAAAAGGAGATCAGAGTTAATTGGTTGAAAAGTACTTGAGATTGTGAGCtggaagaagacaagaaaaaatgaggaggtggaggagagaagattattagggtttttttgttggATCTTGGAAGTGTtagggagctactggagtttgttaaaaataaggaaggacgcatgcaaaaatgtttgtgacattccttttttttgtagtggcaagaaactggaaactgagtggatactcatcagttggggaatgactgaataaattatggtagatgtatgttatgggatattattgttctacaagaaacgactagcagaatgatttcagaaaggcctggggagacttacatgaactgatgctgagtaaaatgagtagaaacaggagatcattgctcatggcaacaagaagattatacaatgatcaattctgatggatgtgaccctttccaacaatgagataataaagGTCAGTtccgatgatcttgtgatgaagagagccatctacacccccAAAGTGGTTTGTGGacactgagtgtggatcacaacatcacctcattctttttgtttgcttcattttgtttttttactcattttttccttttttgatttaatttttcttatgcagcaagacaactatataaatatgtatacatatattggatttaacatatattttaacatgtttggttatgtttattcaaatatttaacatatttaatatccaaatatttaacatatcggattacttgccatctaagggaagaggaagggggcaagaaggggaacatttggaatacaaggttctgcgagggtcaatgttgaaaaattatccatgcagatgttttaaaaataaaaagtttaaataaaaaataaaaataaggaaggaggTGACATGATTGGACCTAAACTTTGAGAAGATTACCTTGCCAGCTGAGTAGAGAATGGATTGCAGTGGAGACAGACTTGTGGGAGAAAGATTACACTGCCATTTTACAGTAATCGACTACTTTATGGGGTCTGGTAGGAGGgtcaaagaagagaagggggagtgTGGAAGAGATATTATGGAGGTAGCAATGACAAGCATTGACAGGAGGGAGCAATGAGAGAGTGAGAAGTCAGAATGAGATTGAGGTTGTCAGCCTGGATATCTGGGAGGATAGTGTATccttaaaagaaatagagaaattaggaaaataagaggggagagataaattcatttaaaacacATTGAATTTAAAATTCCTATGTGATATTTAGTTCAAGATGTTTAATGGCTGGAAGAGATTGGAGGTCTTTATGAAAGAATTGATAGTCGTCACCATAGAGATGATTGTTtctggtatttaacaattctctagctcagagttcatacctttaaaggagtttccaCCTTTAAAGAGGAGTTTCCACCTTTAAAGAGGAGTTtccacctttaaaggagtttccacctttaaaggagtttccaCCTTTAAAGAGGAGTTTCCACCTTTAAAGAGGAGTTTCCATCTTTAAAGAGGAGTTtccatctttaaaggagtttccACCTTTAAAGAGGAGTTTCCACCTTTAAAGAGGAGTTtccacctttaaaggagtttccacctttaaaggagtttgctcattggttctgtaaggagttcccacaagcccatggagtatctctgggaggatataaggagccagcaTTGAGTGGAGAAGTCAGTCTGGAGAAGACTTCCCagaagaacttcagggaagcttgaggagattcagagtgaggattcagtggatttgtGAGTCTAAAGGAAAAAACCTGCTcagacttccgggagattcacaacttggattgacttctgggaaacccacaatcccacactttgggaggcagagtctgattcccacactctaggagattcagagtctgattcattcccacgtctacttTCTTGCTGGCCGGAGGCTTTGCATTCAGAGGAAGCTaaagactgaagctggctggagatattTGCCGAGAAGGAACAGAAGCTGGCCCCGCCATGTTGAGAGGCTCCATTGAGATTCCCCTCTGGAACACTGATGAGGTTATTGAAATCGACTTCCATCAATTACCAGAGGGGGATGAAGTTATCAGTATTCTGAAACAGGAACATGCTCAGTTACACATATGGATTGCCTTAGCGCAGGAATATTACAAGCAAggcaaaacagaagattttgtgaAGTTATTGGAAGCAGCGCGAATAGATGGCAACCTGAATTATGAAGATCATAAGAAAGACCAGATGACTTGCTTAGATACATTGGCAGCCTACTATGTCCAGCAggctaggaaagaaaaaaacaaggacaaTAGGAAAGAGCTCATCACCCAGGCTACGTTGTTGTATACAATGGctgacaaaattatcatgtatgaTCAGAACCATTTATTGGGAAGAGCCTCCTTCTGTCTGTTGGAAGGTGACAAAATGGACCAGGCGGATGCACAGTTTCATTTTGTACTCAACCTGTCTCCAAATAACATACCAGCCCTTCTTGGTAAAGCTTGTATTTCATTCAACAAGAAAGATTACAGAGGAGCCCTTGTCTACTACAAAAAAGCACTGTGGACCAACCCAAGATGTCCAGCTGAAGTCCGCATGGGAATGGGGCATTGCTTTGTGAAACTGAACAAACTGGAGAAAGCTCGCTTGGCATTCAGCAGGGCCCTGGAACTCAACTCCAAGTGTGTGGGAGCGTTAGTTGGATTGGCTGTCCTAGAACTCAATAGTAAAGAGGCAGCCTCTATCAAAAATGGAGTCCAGCTTCTTTCCCGAGCATATGCAATTAATCCTAGCAATTCTATGGTACTGAACCACTTGGCAAATCACTTCTTCTTCAAAAAGGATTATAACAAAGCCCAACACTTGGCTCTCCATGCTTTTCATAACACAGAGGTGGAAGCTATGCGGGCAGAAAGCTGTTATCAGCTGGCTAGGTCTTTCCATCTTCAGGAAGACTATGACCAAGCTTTCCAGTACTACTATCAAGCCACCCAGTATGCCTCATCCTCTTTTGTACTACCCTTTTTTGGTTTGGGCCAAATGTATATTTACCGAGGTGACAAGAAGAATGCATCTCAATGTTTTGAGAAAGTTTTGAAAGCCTATCCCAACAATTATGAAACGATGAAGATTCTTGGCTCTCTCTATGCTGCCTCAGAAGAGCAAGACAAACGAGATATTGCCAAGGACTACTTGAAGAAGGTCACGGAGCAGCATCCAGATGATGTTGAGGCCTGGATCGAATTGGCACAAATCCTAGAGCAGACTGACCTACAGGGTGCACTGTCAGCTTATGGAACCACAATCCATATCCTACAGGAAAAGGTACAAGCTGATGTCCCGCCAGAGATTCTGAATAACGTGGGCGCCCTCCATCTTAGACTCGGAAATTTAGGAGAGGCAAAGAAATCTTTTTTGGCATCTTTGGATCGTGCAAAGGCAGAAGCTGAGCATGAGGAATATTACTGTAATGCCATCTCAGTTACAACCTCGTACAATCTGGCCAGGCTTTATGAGGCAATGTGTGAATTCCACGAAGCAGAAAAGCTGTATAAAGATATATTACGAGAACATCCGAATTATGTTGACTGCTATTTGCGCTTAGGAGCAATGGCTAGAGATAAAGGAAACTTTTATGAGGCTTCAGATTGGTTTAAAGAAGCTCTTCAGATCAATCAGGATCATCCAGAGGCTTGGTCTCTGATTGGCAATCTTCATTTGGCCAAGCAAGAATGGGGTCCGGgtcaaaagaaatttgaaagaatattAAAACAACCATCCACTCAAAATGACACGTATTCTCTGCTAGCCCTTGCCAATGTTTGGCTACAAACTTTGCATCAACCCACTGGAgatcaagagaagaaaaagcgCCATCAGGATCGTGCACTGGCCATCTACAAGCAAGTCCTCAGAAGTGATCCTAAGAACCTCTATGCCGTCAGTGGCATAGGGGCTGTGCTGGCCCACAAGGGATATTTCAACGAGGCTCGTGATGTCTTTGCCCAAGTAAGAGAGGCAACTGCAGAGATTAGTGATGTGTGGCTAAACTTAGCACATATCTATGTGGAACAGAAGCAATATGTCAGTGCTGTTCAAATGTATGGAAACTGCCTCCGAAAGTTCTACAAACATCAGAATACAGAGGTTATGTTGTATCTGGCTCGTGCCCTCTTCAAGTGTGGCAAGCTGCAGGAATGCAAACAAACTTTGCTAAAGGCTAGACATGTGGCACCCAGTGATACAGTTCTCATGTTCAATGTGGCTCTGGTACTTCAGAGGCTAGCTACTTCTGTCCTTAAGGATGAGAAGAGTAATCTCAAAGAGGCACTTAATGCAGTTAAAGAACTGGAACTGGCTCACAGGTATTTTAGTTATTTGAGTAAAGCAGGAGACAAAATGCAATTGGACTTGGCCCTTGCTGCTACAGAAGCCAGGCGGTGCTCTGATTTACTGAGCCAGGCACAGTACCATGTGGCCCGCGCACAGAAGCAGGATGAGAAAGAGAGGATGCTGCGGGCCAAGCAGGAGCGAGAGAATGAGCTGTTGCGGCAAAAACTGCTGAAGGAGCGGGAAGAGAAGTGTCTCCGAGAGAAGGAAGAGCAGAAGAAGCTCCTGGAGCAGCGCATCCAGTACGTAGAGAAGACCAAGAATATCCTCACGTTCACTGGAGAAGCCAgagggacaaaggaaaaaaagagaggctgTGGCGGTGGAAGCGGGGGCAGGCCTTCTGAGAAGAGAGGTGAATTTGATGAATTTATCAATGACGACACTGATGAAGATATGCCTGTatccaagaagaagaaaaggaaaggcagTGGGAGccaacaagaaaggaaggaagaggagggcgagaggaagaagaaaaagcgGAGGCGAGCACCAAAGGGAGATGATGGATCTGATggagaagaaactgaaaatggCCCCAAACCGAAAGAGTGTCGCCCACCtagagcagaaaagaaaaaggctcCTAAGCCAGAACGGTTGCCTCCTTCAATGaagggaaaaatcaaatcaaaagccATAATTTCATCAAGTGATGACTCTACAGATGAAGATAAAGTTAAAATTGACGATGAGGGACATGCCAGAAATAACAACAGTGATTCAGGTGATGGTGATCTACGCAAGAAACCAGTGATGTCTGAGAGCGATTCCGACGAGAACCCCAGTCAGTCTGGGAGCGAAGCAGGCAGTCCCCGGAGATCCAACATACAACAGTCATGAGAAGACAGCTGCAGGGGAAGGATCAATCAAGCAAGACTTTTTTGAGGATGGGAGAAATGTAGAAATGGATAGAGAGAGACTGTAGATAAGTGAGAGAATTGGGTGATAGGGGGCAATATActgggatggaatgggatcacttgtGCACTTAGGGAATATTAGCTTCGACATGAAGGGTCATCTCATTATCTGAGATGGAAATAAAGAAAGACATAATAACAGATGACATTTGAATTATGTGAGAATGGGAATAAGGGAGAAGAAGGAGCTCATATAGAATGGCTTCCATTCTGTTCAatgaaatatgaggcaaggttctTAGTTGAGAGGATGGAAAGCCTTGGGATAtttgaagagagatgaaaaagtttgaaagtgTTGCTGTGGAGAGTGagtaagaaaatgaattaattagagagaaataaaaaaaaagattgtctttAAGCAGTGAGGACCCAGTCTagattatgtaaaataaatttgtatggttttataactttttatagtGTACATGTAAGAGTGACAGCAATGGACAGTGGGAATGATCCAAGAACAGGGCTTGGCAGGACAAGATCAGTGATATGATAAGGGGGTGAGAGATTCAAGAAAACAGGACAATGTAGAATCAAAATGATTTCCTAAGGGCAATGAAGAGTTTTGATGCAAGTAGAAAATAACTGAAGAGTTGCAGGACTGGACATTATGGTAGGGACGAAGAGGGGTGTGGAATTGCAAGGCAAGAGGAGAGGTCTTCTAAAGCCCATGTGGAGAAATCAATCTTTATTTGTGTACGATCCCCTGAGAATATTGTAATTCTTGGAACATAATGTGCCCTGAATAAAGAAATGCCTGTTGACCTGTCattgattgataaataaaatgcaaataaaaaaaaccaaagttGTGGTTGAGTTCTTGGAGAAGTCCTAGATGTTATGAGAAAGTTCAGAGACTCCTTTCCAGCCAAGGAGGCAGGCTGGTTTTTGTCTCCTCAAAGGAGGCTTCTGGGGTGGGACTTGGAGGATTGAAAGGAATTCAGTTCTTAGAATTAGTGGGGGATACATTTCAGGGGAAGGGAACAAGTCAAGGGCAAGAAAGCCTCCTCAGAGAATGGGGAATACCCGAGAGTCACTATTACTCCCTTATTCCAAACTTCTTTGTTAATTAGAGAGGTTTACTCTCAATCAGAGGCCCACAGGACCTAAAACTATAAacttactcatttaaaaatatttttatttttgtcttagttTCAAATGATTTCCCTCATTTCACTCTCTCCCATTCGTATCCACAAGGCAAGAAATATAATACCCATTATACATataaagtcatataaaacatatttccatgaatttctttatttttaataaaaagaaatgtaagatctATGAAAGAGAAGTCACTTGCCTAGCAACACTCAGCTAATAAATAGTGGATCAGGGATTTTATGAATTcccatctctatgcctttgcTTATGTCATTGACCCACCcataatgctctctctctctctctctctctctctctctttttaattcatCCAAATCCTAAATCAATCTTTTATGTTCAGCTTATGTAATCATataaaagatgatgataataaaaagtAGCTAGCAtctaaataatgttttaaaatttaaacagcATTTTCAGTAATCatgtcattttatcttcacaatcttggaagataggtgctgttattattattgccatttacagatgagtaaactgagacaagcagggtaagtgacttgctcagggtcaccaagttaatgagtatctgaggctggatttaaactcagttctttctgattctagacccactcctctatccactgagctatctaACTGCCACTGCTTCTCTGCCACTTATATTGCTGTCCTTATTATCTTAGTCTCaagagatttagaactggaaggtatattagaaaatagaatattggaAGATAAAAAATTAGGAtgttccagccattctggagagcaatttggaactatgctcaaaaagttatccaactgtgcataccctttgacccagcagtgttgctactgggtttgtatcccaaagagatctcaaaggagggaaagggacccgtatgtataagaatgtttgtggcagtcctctttggggtggccagaaactggaaactgagtggatgcccatccaattggagaatgactgaataaattgtggtatattatggaatattattgttctgtaagaaatgaccagcaggaggatttcagaaaggcctggagagacttacaggaactgatgctgagtgaaatgagcaggatcagaagatcgttgtatacttcaacaacaaaactatatgatgatcaattctgatggacaaggccctcttaaacaatgagatgaaccaaatcagtttcaatggagcaataatgaactgaaccagctacacccagcaggagaactctgggaggtgactatgaaccattacatggAAATctcagtccctctgtttttgtctgcctacattttggatttccttcacaggctcattgaacactatttcaaaatctgattctttttgcacaacaaaacaactgtatttgtcatatattgtatttatatatgtatttatttatactttttatatatttatatttttatttattatttatttatatagtgtatttatatgtaaatacacatattatatttaatttatactctaacatatttaacatgtattggtcaacctgccatttggggagggggaaggaggggaaaaattagaacaaaaggtttggcaattgccagtgttgtaaaattacccatgcatattatctggtaaataaaaactattaaaaattaggATGTTAAGACTGGAAGAGAACCTTGAACCTATTGTTGATCTGTGGGATATAGAATGGATTTAATGATCTGTACTTGATCCTGTACTCTTAAACATTCTTATCAATGATATGGCTAAAGGCATAGATggaatattcattattttttcaaatgatactAAGCTGGGAGAGATAGCCGCCCCCATGGATGACAGAACTGGGATACAAAAAGATTTTGATAAGCCAGAGTATTTTGCTAAATACAAAGAAACCTGAGGCTCTAAATGTCAAATCTTAGAATGGAGTGCAAAAAAGTCAACCTTACCAGTCGAAAATGGGAGGAACATGATCAGATTGCTTAAAGATTTGGGTGATAttagtggactgcaagctcaGGATGAGTCATCTGTGATGTGGCTAcctaaaaaagataataatttcttGGACTGTTATGAGAGAAGCACAACTTCCGGAAAGAGGGGCTATCGTATATTCTTCAGAGACCTCATCTGGAGTATGATGTTCAGCTCTGGGTACCAAGGTTTAAGACTGATGTTATTAAAAGTGAGCACTCAGAGGAGGGTGGAAAGGTCTTGGTTCCATCCCATATAAGGATCAGTGGAAGTAACTGAGAATGATGgagaaaacagaacagaaaagaTGTTTTCAAACATCGTAAAATCTGTTGTGGAAAGAATTCAACTTGCTCTGTTTGCTGCAGAcagcagaacaaggagaaaggGATGGAAGTGCAAAGAGACTCATCTCGGTTTGCTATCAAGAAAAGCTTCCAAAGAATGAAAGCTATCTAAAAATGATTTGGGCCATCTCAAGGGGAAGTGAGCATCCTCTTCTTGGAGGTGTTCAAGCAAAGCTGAATATTACATATAAGAGTATTTTAGTGGGATTTCTTTGTGATGTCGGTTGGGCTGAGATCCCTTTGAGTTCTCCAATTCTATGGCTCTATTTTAGGACATtaataatggagaaaattttaatcaCAGAATATTAAAAGTTAGaacacaaacttaaaaaaaagttggaagaTCTTTTAAGACATAAGATGTTAGAAGTTAGAACAGGGAACTTTAGGGATGAAAGAATATTACTTGTTCGAAGCTAGAAAATGGCATTTCAGAGCTGGAGGAATCTTTATAATATAGATGTTAGAAGCTAGAACATGGAGTTTTAGAACTAAGAGAGTCTTTATTCCATGTTAGAATCTAGAACATAGAGTTTTAGAGCTACGAGTCTTTATTATATAAAGTATTAGAAGCGAGAGCATGAAACTTTAGAGATGAAAGAATATTACTTGTTTGAAGCAAGAACATGAccttttagagctggaagaatctTTAGAACATATTAGAAGCTGGAACATGGCATTTCAGACAGAGCTGGAAGTACCTTTAGGATATAAGCTGTTGGAAGCTAGAACATGGAATTTTAGTCCAGGAAGCATTTTTAGAATGTAGAATGTTGGCAGCTAGATCATGGGatgctagagctggaagggagcttagagtATAAAATGTTAGGAGCTAGAGCATGGAGAGTTACAATGACTTGTACATTGGAAGATAATATAGAacattagaactggaaagaactttaaaacccaGAATGTTAAAAATGTGGGACAAATTGAGTTGCAAGGGATCTTGGAACTTGTCTGATTGAATAGAAGAGGAGGTGGACGGAATCTGAGGTCCAGAATGGCTCCTTGTCCAACTTCCTCTTTATTACCTTGGTTCTCTCTGCATTCTTAGGGGTTGAACACCCCAAGTAGACTTTAAGTTCTTCAAGGGCAGGACTGAGCTTTCCTTTTTAGGCATTCATTATAGCTCACAGTTCAGCTCAGAACCCATGGGAGACATTCACAGTCTATAGGTACATAATTATACTCTTATGAGTAactactttctcctttttctccttcttctccccgcCCCCGTCCCCATCCCTGATGCTGTCTTTGAACAGCATCTCCTGCTTTAAAAGCAACAAACACCAATGGTCATTTTAGAGACCGTGCTTGGAAAATGAGTGGCCTGGAGGCTGAAATCATTCTGGGAGACACGTGGTGAGCTTGCTAATTGCATTTACTGGACCACATTCTTGCAGATGGATCTCAGAGGAATTCATGTTTCCAAGAAATGCAGGCCGAGGAGGAGTTAAAGGGCACTTAGACACCAGAGAAAACAAGTCTCGATGGCTGTGGTTAATGCAGTCCTGTGTCTAGGGATAAAACGGGCTATTGCTTCATTTCTCTCCCGGCAGCCTGTGTTTGTGAGCAGCTTACTTGAATTTTGTGTATATCGCTTCAGTagaatctttcttttaatttgaacACATGGCTCTGAATCATGAGCTCTTAGACTGAGAGCCGGAAGGGACTTTAGATGTCATTGAGTCCAACTgacttattttatagattgggAAGAATGACTTGGGTGAGCTTGAAGCGGTCATAGAATGTTCctggtcttcagtttcttcatctttaaaatgaggcagctctaaatttataaccCAATGATTCTCTCTCTAACCTGCATTAAATCTGAATTCTGGTCTTGTGGGACTAATTTCGCTgcttggcctcagtttccatatctgtaaaatgagaggctcTGACTCCATGGCTGCTGTAGTCTCTTCCAATGAGAGATGAGTGATTTTCTGATGTTATCACTATAGAAAGGTTCTGAAGAGGCAGCCTGACTTTGGTCATATACACAGGAAGTGGCAAAATTGGGATTCCAGTCCATTCCCTATCATTCCAAATCTGATGCTCTTTCCAGTAACTTAGTAGGGATTCCAGAAGCCATCTGGGCTAAGCTTTCTCTGAACAAGAATCCCTTctacagaaataataataggTTGTATTGATAGAGTGCTAaacatttgcaaagcactgtatacacacatatgcgtATTCTCTCCTTTGTCTGTCACAACAGCTCTTgtatgtaaatgctattattatccttattttccagatgaagagactgaaagAGGGAAGTAAGTCACTTGCCAGGGTCAACCCCCCAATAAATGTGAGAAGCTGGATTGGAATTTAGGATTTCCTGACTCTGAGCCCAGGTCTACTCATTGCATCACTAAGATGCTTCTGCACCATCACCAGCCTCCACTTAAAGGCCTCCAGTGAGAGAGAACATGCTACCTCCCGAGACAGCCCAATCTATTTTGGGACAGTTATCATTGGGGCCTGTAGGGTTAaagaatttttcttctaaaataaaagagaaagctaCTTCTTTCCAAATTCCATCTATTGCTCCTGTTTCCATACTCTGGAAAAAGCTCATTTTACCAGCATCCCAAACAAGATTCCCTCTAATACATTCATAGCCAGAATGCTCTGTGAACCTTGTAAGGCACAGGTCAAATGACTAGGTTAAAAGCTCTCTCTGAGGACAAAGAGGGCTTTTTATAGggcaagaaaagaaacaagaattatTTCATGCTTACTATTTGCTACgcactttataaatgtcatctcatttgatccttacaataatcctggggataagatgctgttattatcactattttacagatgaggaaattgaggcaggtggAGGTTGCATGCCTTTCTCAacatcacacagttagaaagtttctgaatctagatttgaactgaggtcttcatGACTACAGGCCCAG
The Sminthopsis crassicaudata isolate SCR6 chromosome 4, ASM4859323v1, whole genome shotgun sequence genome window above contains:
- the LOC141541558 gene encoding RNA polymerase-associated protein CTR9 homolog, producing the protein MLRGSIEIPLWNTDEVIEIDFHQLPEGDEVISILKQEHAQLHIWIALAQEYYKQGKTEDFVKLLEAARIDGNLNYEDHKKDQMTCLDTLAAYYVQQARKEKNKDNRKELITQATLLYTMADKIIMYDQNHLLGRASFCLLEGDKMDQADAQFHFVLNLSPNNIPALLGKACISFNKKDYRGALVYYKKALWTNPRCPAEVRMGMGHCFVKLNKLEKARLAFSRALELNSKCVGALVGLAVLELNSKEAASIKNGVQLLSRAYAINPSNSMVLNHLANHFFFKKDYNKAQHLALHAFHNTEVEAMRAESCYQLARSFHLQEDYDQAFQYYYQATQYASSSFVLPFFGLGQMYIYRGDKKNASQCFEKVLKAYPNNYETMKILGSLYAASEEQDKRDIAKDYLKKVTEQHPDDVEAWIELAQILEQTDLQGALSAYGTTIHILQEKVQADVPPEILNNVGALHLRLGNLGEAKKSFLASLDRAKAEAEHEEYYCNAISVTTSYNLARLYEAMCEFHEAEKLYKDILREHPNYVDCYLRLGAMARDKGNFYEASDWFKEALQINQDHPEAWSLIGNLHLAKQEWGPGQKKFERILKQPSTQNDTYSLLALANVWLQTLHQPTGDQEKKKRHQDRALAIYKQVLRSDPKNLYAVSGIGAVLAHKGYFNEARDVFAQVREATAEISDVWLNLAHIYVEQKQYVSAVQMYGNCLRKFYKHQNTEVMLYLARALFKCGKLQECKQTLLKARHVAPSDTVLMFNVALVLQRLATSVLKDEKSNLKEALNAVKELELAHRYFSYLSKAGDKMQLDLALAATEARRCSDLLSQAQYHVARAQKQDEKERMLRAKQERENELLRQKLLKEREEKCLREKEEQKKLLEQRIQYVEKTKNILTFTGEARGTKEKKRGCGGGSGGRPSEKRGEFDEFINDDTDEDMPVSKKKKRKGSGSQQERKEEEGERKKKKRRRAPKGDDGSDGEETENGPKPKECRPPRAEKKKAPKPERLPPSMKGKIKSKAIISSSDDSTDEDKVKIDDEGHARNNNSDSGDGDLRKKPVMSESDSDENPSQSGSEAGSPRRSNIQQS